In one window of Coralliovum pocilloporae DNA:
- a CDS encoding bifunctional alpha/beta hydrolase/OsmC family protein gives MAEIVQRISFEGGLGETLAARLHVPSGTVRAYALFAHCFTCTKDILAAKKIADELAKRGIALMRFDFSGLGQSGGDFAETSFTSNVGDILAAADYLRQNYEAPAVLIGHSLGGAATLAAAGDIPEARAVATIGAPSEADHVIHNFAAHLDEIEHSGEAEVSLAGRPFTIRKDFVEDLRAQSVTERVATMKKPLMVLHSPIDDTVSIDNARDIFTAAKHPKSFVSLDNADHLLSRAEDIAYAAEMIAAWASRYIAQAEDERQEPETTDVHISETQEGKFQNYVRAGRHLLLADEPKNVGGLDSGPSPYDFVSIALGACTSMTLRMYADFKKLPVKKIAVDVDHAKVHASDCAECGDMEGGKGGKIDRFERIISITGDIDEATREKMLSIADRCPVHKTLEHSAAVVTRLKS, from the coding sequence ATGGCCGAGATCGTTCAGCGCATCAGTTTTGAAGGTGGATTGGGTGAAACACTGGCGGCACGCTTGCATGTGCCGTCTGGCACTGTTCGTGCCTATGCCCTGTTTGCTCATTGCTTCACCTGCACCAAGGATATTCTGGCTGCAAAGAAAATCGCCGACGAGTTGGCCAAACGCGGCATCGCACTGATGCGGTTTGATTTCTCAGGCCTTGGTCAGTCAGGCGGTGATTTCGCGGAAACAAGCTTTACGTCCAATGTGGGTGATATTCTCGCTGCTGCCGATTATCTACGCCAGAATTATGAAGCCCCTGCCGTTCTGATTGGCCATTCCCTGGGCGGTGCGGCCACACTGGCAGCCGCTGGTGACATTCCCGAAGCCAGGGCTGTTGCTACAATTGGCGCACCATCAGAAGCCGACCATGTGATTCATAACTTCGCTGCCCATCTTGATGAGATTGAGCATAGCGGCGAGGCGGAAGTCTCACTCGCCGGGCGGCCCTTCACCATTCGCAAGGATTTTGTCGAGGATCTCAGGGCACAGAGTGTCACCGAGCGTGTGGCAACAATGAAGAAACCTCTGATGGTGCTGCACTCACCCATTGACGACACGGTGAGCATCGACAATGCCCGGGACATCTTCACAGCCGCCAAACATCCCAAGAGCTTTGTCTCGCTGGATAATGCGGATCATCTGCTGTCGCGCGCTGAGGATATTGCCTATGCGGCTGAGATGATCGCCGCCTGGGCCTCCCGCTATATTGCCCAGGCCGAGGATGAGCGTCAGGAGCCTGAGACAACCGACGTCCATATCTCCGAAACTCAGGAAGGCAAATTCCAGAACTATGTCCGTGCCGGACGTCATCTGCTGCTGGCGGATGAACCGAAGAACGTGGGTGGGCTTGATTCCGGGCCATCGCCCTATGATTTCGTCTCAATTGCTCTTGGAGCCTGCACATCCATGACCCTGCGCATGTATGCGGACTTCAAGAAACTGCCGGTGAAAAAGATTGCCGTTGATGTGGACCACGCCAAGGTCCACGCCTCGGATTGCGCTGAATGTGGCGATATGGAAGGCGGCAAAGGCGGCAAGATTGATCGCTTCGAACGTATCATTTCCATCACCGGAGATATTGATGAGGCAACCCGCGAGAAAATGCTGTCCATTGCCGACCGCTGCCCCGTGCACAAAACACTGGAACACAGTGCCGCTGTGGTTACGCGGCTGAAATCCTGA
- a CDS encoding cytochrome P460 family protein, which yields MRLRSLTLSAVAGLVLALSAGSLTYQSATAADSYDWKPKWTEDGQLILPKNFHKWVFLGSPLTPHALNGGKAGFPEYHNVYVQPEAFDIYRKTGEFPEGTIMLKELQLTQKAEHEDGSRNEVSGRGFFPGALNGIDISVKDSKRFAKTNNWGFFNFGHHAPPYAKTAAAAPAEACAQCHIDNATKDMVFTKFYSILDSKSHQ from the coding sequence ATGCGACTACGTTCACTAACGCTTTCTGCCGTTGCAGGACTTGTACTTGCGCTTTCAGCCGGATCACTGACCTATCAGTCAGCAACGGCTGCGGATTCCTATGACTGGAAACCGAAATGGACCGAAGACGGCCAGCTCATTCTGCCGAAGAATTTTCACAAATGGGTTTTCCTCGGTTCTCCGCTGACCCCGCACGCCCTGAATGGCGGCAAGGCCGGTTTCCCTGAATATCACAATGTCTATGTTCAGCCGGAAGCGTTCGACATTTACCGGAAAACCGGAGAATTTCCGGAAGGAACCATCATGCTCAAGGAACTGCAGCTGACGCAGAAGGCCGAGCATGAAGACGGGTCCCGCAACGAGGTATCCGGTCGCGGGTTCTTCCCCGGCGCGCTGAATGGCATCGATATTTCGGTGAAGGATTCAAAACGCTTTGCGAAGACCAACAACTGGGGCTTCTTCAACTTCGGCCACCATGCACCGCCTTATGCCAAAACGGCTGCAGCGGCACCGGCTGAGGCTTGCGCCCAGTGCCATATCGACAATGCCACGAAAGATATGGTGTTCACCAAGTTCTACTCGATCCTCGATTCAAAATCACACCAATAA
- a CDS encoding Do family serine endopeptidase has protein sequence MTKTKTLKAVRETLLAGTLAFGMMGAVTAQLVLMQSPAFAEPVSVDAPAPVSFAPVVEKVKPAVVSVQVKSEIKAASNQQFGFGLDQFPGFRDLPEDHPFNRFFRRFGEQERQGERQQRERQPRKPRFAQSQGSGFFISEDGYVVTNNHVIENGSAVSITMDDGTELDAKVIGTDPRTDLALLKVDGGDRKFTYVAFAKGDSRVGDWVVAVGNPFGLGGTVTAGIISARGRDIGAGPYDDFIQIDAPVNKGNSGGPAFNSRGEVIGVNTAIFSPSGGNVGIAFAIPASTAETIISDLRDDGLVSRGWLGVQIQPITEDLADSLGLAGTEGALVADPTSGGPAEEAGIQAGDAITAVDGKSVKSTKDLSRRIAAYAPGSKVEVTLMRDGREQTITVELGNFPTSDRLAARSIPKPAVKKALEEFGMTVEPTEDGVGMMVTAVKPNGAAAEKGIAKGDVIFQIGREKVNTLKEIEAALEAEKERGRKKVLFGVKKANGGSGFTALSIG, from the coding sequence ATGACAAAGACGAAAACCCTGAAGGCTGTTCGTGAGACCCTGCTGGCCGGAACCCTGGCATTCGGGATGATGGGCGCTGTCACGGCCCAGCTGGTTCTGATGCAGTCTCCGGCCTTTGCCGAGCCGGTCAGCGTTGATGCTCCGGCTCCAGTCAGCTTTGCTCCGGTCGTTGAAAAAGTGAAGCCGGCCGTTGTCAGCGTACAGGTGAAGTCAGAAATCAAGGCCGCCTCCAACCAGCAGTTCGGTTTTGGTCTTGATCAGTTTCCGGGCTTTCGTGACCTGCCGGAAGATCATCCGTTCAACCGCTTTTTCCGCCGGTTTGGCGAGCAGGAGCGCCAGGGTGAGCGTCAGCAGCGCGAACGCCAGCCGCGTAAGCCCCGTTTCGCCCAGAGCCAGGGCTCAGGCTTCTTCATCTCTGAAGACGGTTACGTTGTCACCAATAACCATGTGATTGAGAATGGCAGTGCGGTTTCCATCACCATGGATGATGGCACCGAACTGGATGCGAAGGTCATTGGCACAGATCCCCGGACCGATCTGGCGCTCCTGAAAGTTGATGGTGGCGATCGTAAGTTCACCTATGTGGCCTTTGCCAAGGGTGATTCCCGTGTGGGTGACTGGGTGGTCGCGGTCGGAAACCCGTTCGGCCTTGGCGGAACGGTAACGGCAGGCATTATCTCGGCACGCGGTCGTGATATCGGCGCAGGCCCCTATGATGACTTCATCCAGATTGATGCGCCGGTGAACAAGGGTAATTCCGGTGGACCGGCATTCAACAGCCGGGGTGAGGTGATTGGTGTCAACACGGCCATTTTCTCGCCGTCCGGCGGCAATGTGGGTATCGCTTTTGCTATCCCGGCCTCCACCGCAGAGACAATCATTTCCGACCTGCGTGACGACGGCCTTGTCTCCCGTGGCTGGCTCGGTGTGCAGATCCAGCCGATTACGGAAGATCTTGCTGACAGTCTCGGCCTGGCCGGAACCGAAGGCGCACTTGTTGCAGACCCGACATCAGGCGGCCCGGCAGAAGAGGCAGGCATTCAGGCCGGTGATGCAATCACGGCTGTGGACGGCAAGTCGGTGAAGAGCACCAAGGATCTGTCACGACGGATTGCGGCCTATGCGCCGGGCTCCAAAGTGGAGGTGACCCTGATGCGCGACGGACGTGAACAGACGATCACGGTTGAACTGGGTAACTTCCCAACATCTGACAGACTCGCTGCACGCAGCATCCCAAAACCCGCCGTCAAAAAGGCTCTTGAGGAGTTTGGCATGACGGTCGAGCCAACCGAAGATGGCGTCGGCATGATGGTGACTGCCGTGAAGCCGAACGGTGCCGCTGCGGAAAAGGGCATTGCCAAGGGTGATGTGATCTTCCAGATCGGTCGAGAGAAGGTGAATACCCTGAAAGAGATTGAAGCCGCTCTGGAAGCAGAGAAAGAACGCGGCCGCAAGAAGGTGCTTTTCGGTGTGAAAAAAGCCAATGGCGGTTCCGGTTTCACGGCCCTGTCCATCGGCTGA
- a CDS encoding response regulator transcription factor: protein MRPTAAESMRILIVEDDREAANYLVKALKETGHIADHAADGDDGFAMADEGGYDVLIVDRMLPKRDGLSIIEEIRRKGDTTPVLILSALGQVDDRVTGLRSGGDDYLTKPYAFSELLARVEVLARRNAKTSEAETSYTVADLTLDRLSHTVSRSGQDIVLQPREFRLLEYLMKHSGTVVTRTMLLENVWDYHFDPQTNVIDVHISRLRSKIDKGFETPLLHTIRGAGYMVRAV, encoded by the coding sequence ATGAGACCAACAGCGGCAGAGAGCATGCGGATTCTGATTGTTGAAGATGACCGGGAAGCGGCCAATTATCTGGTTAAGGCTTTGAAGGAAACCGGACATATTGCGGACCACGCCGCAGATGGCGATGATGGCTTTGCCATGGCGGACGAGGGTGGTTATGACGTTTTGATTGTGGATCGCATGCTGCCAAAGCGGGACGGGCTGTCGATCATTGAGGAAATCCGGCGTAAAGGCGATACAACACCGGTTCTGATCCTGTCTGCATTGGGGCAGGTGGATGATCGTGTGACGGGCCTCCGGTCCGGTGGTGATGACTATCTGACAAAGCCCTATGCCTTCTCCGAACTTCTGGCCCGGGTTGAAGTGCTTGCCCGCAGAAATGCCAAGACCTCGGAAGCGGAAACCTCTTATACGGTTGCCGACCTGACGCTTGACCGTCTGTCTCATACAGTTTCGCGAAGCGGTCAGGATATCGTCCTGCAGCCGCGTGAATTCCGTCTGCTGGAATATCTGATGAAACATTCAGGCACGGTGGTAACCCGGACCATGCTGCTTGAGAATGTCTGGGACTATCATTTTGACCCGCAGACCAATGTGATCGATGTGCATATCTCGCGGCTTCGTTCGAAGATCGACAAGGGTTTTGAAACCCCGTTGCTGCATACGATCCGAGGGGCCGGATATATGGTCCGGGCAGTTTAA
- a CDS encoding sensor histidine kinase, whose product MALRRLYRTTAFKLATIYLVIFTLFAGGLIYYLASSTHSLLRTQLQLRLNDEVGELDSIYQRGGLRRLVRAIEWRSRRPDSSLYLITDPQGQPIAGNILDVPPDIFQEEGWVKDPITYTRFEQANGSGFDPDEQLVHRAVAQIYFMPNGLRLLVGRDIGEGERFRDIFKRAFNLSVVLMVLLGLLTWLFVSRRVLRRVDDVGKASKRIMAGHLDERLPIRGSHDEFDRLSVSLNTMLDRIETLMAGLKEVSDNIAHDLKTPLTRMRNRVEIALRGEGGEQELREALSTTLEESENLIRIFDALLRIARLEAGSATGDLKPVDLAGIARDVSELYEPVAEEDGIGFVISASEPAFVTGSRELLGQVIANLLDNALKYAREPGKEGLTPEITLSVESRDKSVVLCVTDNGPGIPEADRDRVLQRFVRLEESRSQPGSGLGLSLVAAVARLLDGKVQLGDNKPGLSVELQLTQVETIGSTPGE is encoded by the coding sequence ATGGCACTGCGAAGGCTCTACAGAACCACCGCTTTCAAGCTGGCGACAATCTATCTGGTCATCTTCACGCTGTTTGCGGGCGGTCTGATCTATTACCTCGCTTCCAGCACCCATTCCCTGCTGAGGACACAGCTGCAGCTTCGCCTGAATGACGAGGTTGGTGAGCTTGACTCAATCTACCAGCGCGGTGGACTCAGGCGTCTGGTGCGGGCAATTGAGTGGCGCAGCAGACGCCCGGATTCGAGCCTTTATCTGATCACCGACCCGCAAGGTCAGCCAATCGCCGGTAATATTCTGGATGTGCCACCCGATATTTTCCAGGAGGAAGGCTGGGTAAAGGACCCGATCACCTATACCCGCTTCGAGCAGGCCAATGGCAGCGGCTTTGATCCGGACGAACAACTGGTGCACAGGGCTGTTGCCCAGATCTATTTCATGCCCAACGGCCTCCGCCTTCTGGTCGGGCGGGATATCGGTGAAGGGGAACGCTTCCGCGATATCTTCAAGCGGGCCTTTAACCTGTCTGTGGTTCTGATGGTTCTGTTGGGGCTTCTGACCTGGCTGTTCGTGTCGCGCCGGGTTCTGCGTCGTGTGGATGATGTGGGCAAGGCCAGCAAGCGCATCATGGCGGGGCACCTGGATGAACGCCTGCCGATCCGTGGTTCCCATGATGAGTTTGATCGTCTTTCGGTCAGCCTCAACACCATGCTGGACCGCATTGAAACCCTCATGGCCGGACTAAAGGAAGTCTCCGACAATATTGCCCACGACTTGAAAACCCCGCTGACGCGCATGCGAAACCGGGTCGAGATTGCCCTGCGGGGTGAAGGCGGTGAACAGGAGCTGCGCGAAGCACTGTCCACCACATTGGAGGAATCCGAAAACCTGATCCGCATTTTTGACGCTCTGCTGCGGATTGCCCGTCTTGAAGCAGGGTCCGCCACGGGAGATCTGAAGCCGGTCGATCTGGCTGGTATTGCCCGCGATGTCTCAGAACTCTATGAGCCTGTGGCCGAAGAGGATGGCATCGGGTTTGTCATCAGCGCCTCTGAACCCGCCTTTGTGACAGGAAGCCGCGAGCTGCTGGGGCAGGTGATTGCCAATCTGCTGGATAACGCGCTCAAATACGCACGAGAGCCAGGCAAGGAAGGGCTGACCCCAGAAATCACCCTGTCTGTCGAAAGTCGCGACAAGTCCGTGGTCCTCTGTGTGACCGATAATGGTCCCGGGATTCCGGAAGCGGACCGCGACAGGGTTCTGCAGCGTTTCGTACGGCTTGAGGAGAGCCGCAGTCAGCCGGGTTCCGGTCTTGGCCTTAGCCTTGTGGCCGCCGTTGCCCGTCTTCTGGACGGAAAGGTACAGCTTGGCGACAACAAGCCGGGACTCAGTGTAGAACTGCAGTTGACGCAGGTTGAGACGATCGGGAGTACGCCGGGTGAGTGA